DNA sequence from the Neisseria mucosa genome:
CCGCATGGCAATCGGCGCACGCCGCAACAATATTTTGCAGCAGTTTCTGATTGAAGCCGTCTTAATCTGTATCATCGGCGGCCTTTCGGGCGTATTGTTGTCCGCAAGCATCAGCCTGGTGTTCAACTATTTTGTTACCGATTTCCCGATGAGCATTTCCATGGCTTCCGTCATCGGCGCAGTCGTCTGCTCCACCGCCATCGGCGTCGCGTTCGGCTTTATGCCTGCCAACAAGGCTTCCAAGCTCAACCCGATTGATGCCTTAGCTCAAGATTGATTATGTTTCAGACGGCCTATTATCTTAAGGCCGTCTGAAATGCCGTTACCCGAAAGATTTTTTATGAAGACGAAACCTTTTTCCCAAGCAGCCTTGTCATTGGCTGTTGCCCTTGCCCTAAGTGCGTGCGCCGCGCCTAAAGCCAATCCGAACCTGACGCTGGAAGCAACCGGCCAAGTCATGAGTGCGGCTGAAACTGCCGAACGCTACGATGTAAACGGCAACTGGTGGGAAATCTACCAAAGCCAGCAGCTCAACGCGCTGATGGAGCAGGCGCTGGCGAACAATATCGATTTGAAACAGGCGGCCATCAGCGTCAACAAGGCTTTGTACCAAGCCAATATTTTGGGTGCGGATTTGGTGCCTTCGTTCAGCGGTTCGTTGGGCGCGAATGCTTCTAAAAACCTGAAAACCGGCAGCCACGGCAATACCTTCAGCAGCCAGCTTGGCTTGAGCTACGAATTGGATTTGTGGCGCAAACTCAGTGCCACTGCCGATGCGCAGGTATGGGAATACCAAGCCACGCATGAAGACATGGCCAACACACGCCTGACTTTGATTAATAATGTCGCCGATGCGTATTTCAATATTGCCTACCTGAACGAAGCCATCGAGTTGGCGCAAAAATCGCTGAAGCAATATCAGGAAATCAACCGCATTGCGAATGCCAAGTTCCGCTACGGCCGGGCCGATTCAAGCCAGCCGACGCAAGCCAAACAGTCATTGTTGAACGCAGAAAACAGCCTGTTGTCTTTGCAAAACAATTTGGATACGCAAAAACAGGTTTTGCGTAATTTATTGAATTTAAGGCCGTCTGAAAACATGGCCGCCGATCCGGCACAATTCCGTCTGTTGCCGGTCAAAGGCGTGAACTTGGACGTACCGATTACCGTTTTGGCCAACCGCCCCGACCTGCGAGCCGCCGAATACCGCCTGCAAGCGTCGCAACAATCGGTCAACGCGCAAAAACGCAGTTGGTACCCGTCGATTACTTTGGGTGCAAGTCTGAGTACGTCTTCCGATAAAGCGAAAAACACGTTCAATATCCCCATGTTGGGCGGTTCGGCCACCATCAATCTGCCTTTCCTCAATTGGCAGACCATGAAATGGAAAGACAAAACCGTACAGGCGGAGATGGATAGTGCCAAGCTGAATTTTGAAAAAGCCCTGACTACCGCGCTCAACGAAGTCAACACCAACTACCTTGCCTACAAAAACGCGCAGGCCGGCCTTGCTAATCAGGAACAGCGTTACCAGTTGGACAAGAAAAACAGCCATTACTATCAAGTCCGCTACCAGCATGGTAAAAACGAGATGAAAGACTGGCTGGAGGCTTTGAATACGGAATACAGCTCGGCGCAAAACCTGCTGAACCAACGCTATGAGGCTTTAAAATACGAAAATATGGTGTATAAAGCCATGGCGGGACGTTATACGCCGAAATAGCATTTTCAGACGGCCTTTGGTTAATTTCCGTCAAAGGCCGTCTGAAACCATTCAAGCAACTGAATTTTCATATATAATCGCGCGTTTATTTGATTTTATCCGGACAACATTATGGCCTTCGCCTCTCTCTTTACGCTTTTGGACGACATTACCGCCGTTTTGGACGACGTAGCGATGATGACCAAAGTCGCCGCCAAAAAAACCGCCGGCGTGGTTGGTGATGATTTGGCGCTCAACGCCAATCAGGTAACCGGCGTATCTGCCGAGCGCGAATTGCCGATTATTTGGGCGGTGGCAAAAGGTTCGCTGGTCAATAAGCTGATTCTGGTGCCGCTTGCGCTGTTGCTTTCCGCTTTCCTGCCTGCGCTGATTACGCCCTTGCTGATGATCGGCGGTGTTTATTTGTGTTTTGAAGGCGTAGAAAAACTGTTGCACAAATTTCTACACCGTAATGAACACGAAGACGGACACGATGCCGAGCCTGAAGTCACAGACGAAAAAACAAAAGTGAAAGGCGCAGTCCGCACAGATTTCATCCTCTCCGCCGAAATCATCATTATCGCGCTGGGCGTTGTCGAAAAATATGACCTGATGACGCGTTCTTTGGTTATGGCCGCCATCGGTGTCGGCATGACGGTGTTGGTCTATGGTTTGGTCGGCATTATCGTCAAACTTGACGACCTCGGTA
Encoded proteins:
- a CDS encoding DUF808 domain-containing protein; translated protein: MAFASLFTLLDDITAVLDDVAMMTKVAAKKTAGVVGDDLALNANQVTGVSAERELPIIWAVAKGSLVNKLILVPLALLLSAFLPALITPLLMIGGVYLCFEGVEKLLHKFLHRNEHEDGHDAEPEVTDEKTKVKGAVRTDFILSAEIIIIALGVVEKYDLMTRSLVMAAIGVGMTVLVYGLVGIIVKLDDLGMMLMRQKSVAVQGIGRGLISFMPWFMRGLSIVGTLAMFLVGGGLIAHNLGFLHDFLHAQHWDSGIMEHIANLVVGVAAGALACAIVLPAMKLFQKD
- a CDS encoding TolC family protein, which produces MKTKPFSQAALSLAVALALSACAAPKANPNLTLEATGQVMSAAETAERYDVNGNWWEIYQSQQLNALMEQALANNIDLKQAAISVNKALYQANILGADLVPSFSGSLGANASKNLKTGSHGNTFSSQLGLSYELDLWRKLSATADAQVWEYQATHEDMANTRLTLINNVADAYFNIAYLNEAIELAQKSLKQYQEINRIANAKFRYGRADSSQPTQAKQSLLNAENSLLSLQNNLDTQKQVLRNLLNLRPSENMAADPAQFRLLPVKGVNLDVPITVLANRPDLRAAEYRLQASQQSVNAQKRSWYPSITLGASLSTSSDKAKNTFNIPMLGGSATINLPFLNWQTMKWKDKTVQAEMDSAKLNFEKALTTALNEVNTNYLAYKNAQAGLANQEQRYQLDKKNSHYYQVRYQHGKNEMKDWLEALNTEYSSAQNLLNQRYEALKYENMVYKAMAGRYTPK